One Gemmatimonas sp. DNA segment encodes these proteins:
- a CDS encoding GAF domain-containing protein, protein MTADPLYAMERLQEIADLDLLSADVDPILQDVAARAATHLSLPVSLISVVLDDALHVAGSHGLDGLWLGETGGHPVEWSFCATSVRTREAYVVERATEDAYHRTNPLVVQDGVRCYAGVPLISSRGYVLGNLCVVGLEERTFTANEVAFLHEMAQTTVARIEERRGRASAAVPHA, encoded by the coding sequence ATGACCGCCGATCCGCTGTACGCGATGGAGCGCCTGCAAGAGATCGCCGACCTCGATCTGCTCTCTGCCGACGTCGATCCGATTCTCCAAGACGTCGCCGCTCGTGCCGCGACGCACCTCTCGCTGCCGGTGTCGTTGATCAGCGTCGTGCTCGATGACGCGCTCCACGTGGCCGGCTCACATGGACTCGATGGACTCTGGCTCGGCGAAACCGGTGGCCATCCGGTGGAGTGGTCGTTCTGCGCCACATCGGTTCGTACCCGCGAAGCGTACGTGGTGGAGCGCGCGACCGAAGACGCCTATCACCGCACGAATCCGTTGGTCGTTCAAGACGGTGTTCGTTGCTATGCCGGCGTGCCGCTGATCTCGTCACGCGGCTATGTACTGGGCAACCTCTGCGTGGTCGGACTCGAAGAGCGCACCTTCACCGCCAATGAAGTCGCGTTCTTGCATGAGATGGCACAGACGACGGTGGCGCGGATCGAAGAACGTCGTGGGCGGGCTAGTGCCGCCGTGCCCCACGCGTAA